The following proteins are co-located in the Sphingobacteriaceae bacterium genome:
- the rpoB gene encoding DNA-directed RNA polymerase subunit beta, which produces MASSTKTQKRVNFSSNKFPVDYPDFLDIQVKSFQDFFQLETTPENRKKEGLFKVFAENFPISDARNNFVLEFKDYYIDPPRYAIDECIERGLTYSVPLKAKLYLYCTDPDHEDFEPIMQDVYLGTIPYMSPKGSFIINGAERVIVSQLHRSPGVFFGQSRHANGTKLYSARVIPFKGSWIEFATDINNVMYAYIDRKKKLPVTTLLRAIGFESDKQILEIFGLADEVKVSKAGLKREVGRRLAARVLKTWLEDFVDEDTGEVVSIERNEVILDRETILEEEFIDQIVDADVKSIILHKQDINTTDFAIIYNTLQKDSTNSEKEAIEFIYRLLRNAEPPDEETARGVIDKLFFSDKRYDLGEVGRYRINKKLGLNIPAEIRVLTKEDMILIIKYLIELINSKTDVDDIDHLSNRRVRTVGEQLYSQFGVGLARMARTIRERMNVRDNEVFTPTDLINAKTLSSVINSFFGTNQLSQFMDQTNPLSEITHKRRLSALGPGGLSRERAGFEVRDVHYTHYGRLCTIETPEGPNIGLISSLCVYAKVNKLGFIETPFRTVVNGKVEVNKPITYLTAEEEDLKNIAQTNSKLDEKGNFLNKKVTARYEGDFPVLEPEKIHLIDVAPNQIASIAASLIPFLEHDDANRALMGSNMQRQAVPLMRPQAPIVGTGIEARVAEDSRVLINSDGEGVVEYVDANTITIRYNRSEEEKLISFEGDVKSYKLTKFQKTNQSTCMNLKPIVKKGDKVSKGQVLCEGYATQDGELALGRNLKVAFMPWKGYNFEDAIVISEKIVREDIFTSIHIDEYTLEVRDTKRGMEELTPDIPNVSEDATKDLDDKGIIRIGAEVKEGDILIGKITPKGETDPSPEEKLLRAIFGDKAGDVKDASLRVSPSIKGVIVDKKLFSRAVKDKKQKAEEKPLIEKLDSDQEKNVYNLKLKLVDKLFVLVNGRTSQGVTNILGEEVIPRGTKFTQKLLERVDFTEVNPSNWTTDKDKNEQVERLLHNFMIHYNDFLGKYKREKFQITVGDELPNGIVQLAKVYIAQKRKLKVGDKMAGRHGNKGIVARIVKEEDMPFLEDGTPVDIVLNPLGVPSRMNLGQIYETVLAWAGEKLKLKFSTPIFDGATVDQIDEYTKQAGLPQHGRTYLYDGGTGERFDQPATVGIIYMLKLGHMVDDKMHARSIGPYSLITQQPLGGKAQFGGQRFGEMEVWALEAYGAANVLQELLTVKSDDVMGRAKAYESIVKGENIPTPGIPESFNVLLHELRGLALDITMD; this is translated from the coding sequence TTGGCTTCAAGTACAAAAACACAAAAACGAGTTAACTTCTCGTCAAACAAGTTCCCGGTTGATTATCCAGATTTTTTGGACATTCAAGTGAAATCTTTTCAAGATTTTTTCCAGTTGGAAACAACACCGGAAAACCGTAAAAAAGAAGGATTATTTAAAGTATTTGCTGAAAATTTTCCTATTTCAGATGCGCGAAATAATTTCGTGCTCGAATTTAAAGATTACTACATCGACCCCCCTCGATATGCTATTGATGAGTGTATTGAAAGAGGATTGACATATTCAGTACCTCTAAAGGCCAAATTATACCTTTATTGCACTGACCCCGACCATGAGGATTTTGAACCCATTATGCAAGATGTGTATTTGGGAACAATTCCATACATGTCACCCAAAGGTTCGTTTATTATTAATGGCGCAGAGCGTGTTATTGTTTCTCAATTACACCGTTCACCCGGAGTTTTCTTCGGACAAAGCCGTCATGCGAACGGAACCAAATTATATAGTGCTCGTGTAATTCCGTTTAAAGGAAGTTGGATTGAATTTGCAACAGACATCAACAATGTAATGTATGCTTATATCGATCGTAAGAAAAAATTACCGGTAACTACCTTGCTTCGTGCCATCGGATTTGAAAGCGATAAACAAATTTTAGAAATTTTCGGATTAGCTGATGAAGTGAAAGTAAGTAAAGCAGGTTTAAAACGTGAAGTGGGTCGCAGATTGGCCGCGCGTGTTTTAAAAACCTGGTTAGAAGATTTTGTTGACGAAGATACCGGAGAAGTTGTTTCTATCGAGCGTAACGAAGTTATTTTAGACCGTGAAACTATTTTAGAAGAAGAATTTATTGATCAAATTGTAGATGCTGATGTAAAATCTATCATCTTGCACAAACAAGATATCAATACAACTGATTTCGCAATTATATATAATACCCTACAAAAAGATTCAACCAATTCTGAAAAAGAAGCCATTGAATTTATTTACCGTTTGCTTCGTAACGCCGAACCGCCGGATGAAGAAACAGCAAGAGGGGTAATAGATAAATTATTTTTCTCTGATAAGCGTTATGATTTAGGTGAAGTAGGTCGCTACAGAATTAATAAAAAATTAGGATTAAATATTCCGGCTGAGATTCGTGTACTTACAAAAGAAGACATGATTCTTATTATTAAGTATTTGATTGAATTAATCAACTCTAAAACTGATGTTGATGATATCGATCACTTATCAAACCGTCGTGTGCGTACTGTTGGTGAACAATTATATTCTCAATTTGGTGTTGGATTAGCCCGTATGGCACGTACCATTCGCGAACGTATGAATGTTCGTGATAATGAAGTTTTCACACCAACCGATTTAATTAATGCTAAAACGCTTTCTTCAGTAATTAATTCGTTCTTCGGAACAAATCAGTTATCTCAGTTTATGGATCAAACAAATCCATTATCTGAAATTACGCACAAGCGTCGTTTATCGGCACTCGGGCCCGGAGGTTTGAGCAGAGAGCGTGCAGGATTTGAGGTTCGTGACGTGCACTATACACACTATGGTCGTTTATGTACCATTGAAACACCGGAAGGACCAAACATTGGTTTGATTTCTTCATTGTGTGTTTATGCAAAAGTGAACAAATTAGGCTTTATTGAAACTCCTTTCAGAACCGTTGTCAACGGAAAAGTTGAAGTAAATAAACCTATAACTTACTTAACCGCAGAAGAAGAAGATTTAAAAAATATTGCGCAAACTAATTCTAAATTGGACGAAAAAGGTAATTTCTTAAACAAGAAAGTTACTGCTCGTTATGAAGGTGATTTTCCGGTGCTTGAACCGGAGAAAATTCATTTGATTGACGTTGCTCCAAATCAAATTGCTTCTATTGCCGCTTCCTTAATTCCTTTCTTAGAACATGATGATGCTAACCGTGCCTTAATGGGATCAAACATGCAACGTCAGGCTGTTCCATTGATGCGTCCGCAAGCACCAATTGTTGGAACCGGAATTGAAGCGCGTGTGGCCGAAGATAGTCGCGTTTTAATAAATTCTGACGGTGAAGGTGTGGTAGAATATGTAGATGCAAACACCATAACCATCCGTTATAACAGAAGCGAAGAAGAAAAATTGATTTCTTTTGAAGGTGATGTTAAATCTTATAAATTAACTAAATTCCAGAAAACCAATCAAAGCACTTGTATGAACTTAAAGCCAATCGTAAAGAAAGGCGATAAGGTTAGTAAAGGTCAAGTACTTTGTGAAGGTTATGCTACGCAAGATGGTGAGTTAGCTTTGGGTCGCAATTTAAAAGTTGCGTTCATGCCTTGGAAAGGATATAACTTTGAAGATGCTATCGTTATTAGCGAAAAAATTGTGCGTGAAGATATCTTTACCTCAATTCATATTGATGAGTATACTTTAGAAGTGCGCGACACTAAACGTGGAATGGAAGAATTAACTCCGGATATTCCAAATGTGAGTGAAGATGCAACTAAAGACTTAGACGATAAAGGAATTATTCGTATCGGTGCAGAAGTGAAAGAGGGAGACATCTTAATCGGAAAAATAACTCCGAAAGGTGAAACTGATCCTTCTCCGGAAGAAAAATTATTACGTGCAATTTTTGGTGATAAAGCAGGAGACGTAAAAGACGCTTCATTGCGTGTTTCTCCTTCTATCAAAGGTGTTATCGTGGATAAAAAGCTTTTCTCCCGTGCCGTAAAAGACAAAAAACAAAAAGCAGAAGAAAAACCACTGATTGAAAAATTAGATTCTGATCAGGAAAAAAATGTTTACAATCTGAAATTAAAATTGGTAGATAAACTTTTTGTTTTAGTTAATGGCAGAACATCGCAGGGCGTAACTAATATTTTAGGAGAAGAAGTAATTCCTCGCGGAACAAAATTCACACAAAAATTATTAGAGCGTGTTGATTTTACTGAAGTAAATCCAAGTAACTGGACAACAGATAAAGATAAAAATGAACAAGTGGAGCGCTTATTACACAACTTCATGATTCATTACAATGATTTCTTAGGCAAGTATAAACGCGAAAAATTCCAAATTACTGTTGGTGATGAATTACCAAACGGAATTGTACAATTAGCGAAAGTATACATTGCTCAAAAGAGAAAATTAAAAGTTGGTGATAAAATGGCCGGTCGTCACGGTAATAAAGGTATAGTTGCACGTATTGTTAAAGAAGAAGATATGCCTTTCTTAGAAGACGGAACACCGGTTGATATCGTTTTAAATCCATTGGGTGTACCTTCTCGTATGAACCTCGGTCAGATTTATGAAACCGTGTTAGCATGGGCCGGTGAAAAATTAAAACTTAAATTTTCAACTCCGATCTTTGATGGTGCCACTGTTGATCAGATTGATGAATACACAAAACAGGCAGGACTACCACAGCACGGTAGAACGTATTTATACGATGGCGGAACAGGTGAACGTTTTGACCAGCCGGCAACTGTAGGTATCATTTATATGCTAAAACTTGGACACATGGTTGACGATAAAATGCATGCTCGTTCTATAGGTCCTTATTCATTAATTACACAACAACCTTTAGGTGGTAAAGCTCAATTTGGTGGTCAGCGTTTTGGTGAAATGGAAGTATGGGCACTCGAAGCATACGGTGCTGCTAACGTGCTGCAGGAGTTGTTAACTGTTAAGTCTGATGACGTAATGGGTAGAGCTAAAGCATACGAATCTATTGTAAAAGGTGAAAACATTCCAACACCGGGAATTCCGGAATCATTCAATGTATTGTTACACGAATTGAGAGGACTTGCCTTAGATATCACAATGGATTAA
- the rplL gene encoding 50S ribosomal protein L7/L12, giving the protein MADVKSIAETLVGLTVKEVQDLAKILKDDYGIEPAAATVVAGGGAAGGGDAAAAKTSFDIILLEAGAAKLGVVKVVKDLTGLGLKEAKDLVDGAPKPVKEGIGKEEAEAIKKALEEAGAKAEIK; this is encoded by the coding sequence ATGGCAGATGTAAAATCAATAGCTGAAACATTAGTAGGCTTAACAGTAAAAGAAGTACAGGATTTAGCGAAAATCCTTAAGGATGATTACGGTATCGAACCGGCAGCAGCTACAGTTGTTGCAGGTGGTGGTGCTGCAGGTGGTGGCGACGCCGCTGCTGCTAAAACATCATTTGATATAATCTTATTAGAGGCTGGTGCAGCTAAATTAGGTGTTGTGAAAGTAGTTAAAGACCTTACTGGTCTTGGATTAAAAGAAGCAAAAGACCTAGTTGACGGCGCTCCAAAACCTGTGAAAGAAGGAATTGGCAAGGAAGAAGCTGAAGCTATTAAAAAAGCTTTAGAAGAAGCCGGAGCTAAAGCAGAAATTAAATAA
- a CDS encoding 50S ribosomal protein L10, whose product MNKSEKTEMINELVEKLNSNNKIYLADCSTLTVEKVNAFRRSCFEKKVSVTVVKNTLLKKAIERANDSKLAELIPALKGETALMFTDVSNAPAKLIKEFRKNGTKPALKGAYVEETIYLGDNQLESLASLKSKNELIADVIFLLQSPISRVIGGLENKKGGEDAAA is encoded by the coding sequence ATGAATAAATCAGAAAAAACAGAAATGATCAATGAGTTGGTAGAGAAATTAAACTCCAACAACAAGATCTATCTGGCAGATTGTTCAACATTAACGGTTGAAAAGGTTAATGCGTTTCGCAGATCATGTTTCGAGAAAAAAGTGTCTGTTACCGTAGTGAAAAACACTTTATTGAAAAAAGCTATTGAGCGTGCAAATGACAGCAAACTAGCAGAATTAATTCCCGCACTTAAGGGGGAAACTGCTTTAATGTTTACTGATGTTTCAAATGCACCGGCCAAATTGATTAAAGAATTCAGAAAAAATGGTACTAAGCCGGCTCTTAAAGGAGCTTATGTGGAAGAAACTATTTATTTGGGCGATAATCAACTTGAATCATTAGCTTCACTAAAATCGAAAAACGAATTAATCGCAGATGTTATCTTCTTACTTCAGTCTCCAATCAGCCGTGTAATTGGCGGATTAGAAAACAAAAAAGGCGGAGAAGACGCTGCAGCTTAA
- a CDS encoding 50S ribosomal protein L1, whose translation MATLTKKRKAVISKFDGNKQYSVAEASKIVKEITTVKFDASVDLAIRLGVDPRKANQMVRGTVTLPHGTGKTMRVLAIVTPDKEAEAKDAGADHVGLDEYIEKIKGGWTDVDVIITMPSVMGKVGALGRVLGPRGLMPNPKTGTVTMDIAKAVKDAKGGKIDFKVDKAGIIHAAVGKASFDADKLAENANELLSTVMKLKPSSAKGTYVKSVTMSSTMSPGIIIDTKTFN comes from the coding sequence ATGGCAACGTTGACTAAAAAAAGAAAAGCTGTTATCTCAAAATTTGATGGTAACAAGCAGTACTCCGTGGCCGAAGCTTCAAAAATCGTAAAAGAAATAACTACGGTTAAGTTTGATGCATCGGTGGATCTTGCGATCCGTTTAGGAGTTGACCCACGTAAAGCTAATCAAATGGTGCGCGGTACAGTTACCTTACCTCACGGTACAGGTAAAACTATGCGAGTTTTAGCCATCGTTACTCCAGATAAGGAGGCCGAGGCTAAAGACGCAGGTGCCGATCACGTTGGATTAGATGAATACATTGAAAAAATCAAAGGTGGATGGACCGATGTAGATGTAATTATTACTATGCCCTCTGTAATGGGTAAAGTAGGTGCATTAGGACGAGTATTAGGACCCAGAGGTTTAATGCCTAATCCAAAAACCGGAACTGTTACTATGGATATTGCGAAAGCAGTAAAAGATGCAAAAGGCGGAAAAATCGACTTTAAAGTTGATAAAGCAGGGATCATTCACGCAGCAGTTGGCAAGGCCAGTTTTGATGCGGATAAATTGGCTGAAAATGCTAATGAGTTATTGAGCACTGTTATGAAATTGAAGCCTAGCTCTGCAAAAGGTACTTATGTAAAATCAGTTACCATGAGTAGCACCATGAGCCCGGGAATCATCATTGATACTAAAACATTCAACTAA
- the rplK gene encoding 50S ribosomal protein L11 produces MAKELSAIVKLQIKGGAANPSPPIGPALGAKGVNIMEFCKQFNARTQESPGKVLPVIINVYNDKSFDFVIKRPPVAIQIMETAKIKAGSATSNRKKVGSITWDQVKKIAEDKIVDMNCFTIESAMNMVAGTARSMGVTVSGNKPF; encoded by the coding sequence ATGGCAAAAGAGTTATCAGCAATAGTAAAGTTGCAAATTAAAGGTGGTGCTGCTAACCCCTCGCCTCCAATTGGACCTGCATTAGGTGCGAAAGGTGTAAACATTATGGAGTTCTGCAAACAGTTTAATGCAAGAACTCAAGAATCTCCGGGAAAAGTATTACCGGTTATTATTAATGTTTACAACGATAAGTCGTTTGATTTCGTAATCAAACGCCCTCCTGTTGCAATTCAAATTATGGAGACAGCTAAAATTAAAGCTGGTTCGGCTACCAGTAACCGTAAAAAAGTTGGTTCCATCACTTGGGATCAAGTTAAAAAAATTGCAGAAGACAAAATTGTAGACATGAATTGTTTTACAATTGAATCGGCAATGAATATGGTTGCAGGAACAGCTCGAAGCATGGGTGTTACTGTTTCAGGCAATAAACCATTTTAA
- the nusG gene encoding transcription termination/antitermination factor NusG: MAETTKTDTSTKKWYVVRAISGQEKKVKQYIEMEISRLKLNDFVSQVLIPTEKIIQIRNGKKTTKERSFYPGYVLIEATLSGEIPHIIKNITGVIGFLGETKGGSPVPMRLSEVNRILGKVDELTESEGTVSTNYTIGENVKVINGPFNGFNGIIEEVMEDKKKIKVTVKIFGRKTPVELNFGEVEKE; the protein is encoded by the coding sequence ATGGCTGAAACAACAAAAACCGACACTTCAACCAAAAAATGGTACGTGGTACGCGCTATTAGTGGTCAGGAGAAGAAAGTAAAACAATATATTGAAATGGAGATTTCACGTTTGAAGTTGAACGATTTTGTTTCTCAGGTATTAATACCTACCGAAAAAATCATTCAAATCAGAAACGGAAAAAAAACTACTAAAGAGCGTTCATTCTATCCAGGATATGTTTTGATTGAAGCTACTTTAAGCGGTGAAATTCCACATATCATTAAAAACATTACCGGTGTAATTGGCTTTTTAGGAGAAACGAAAGGCGGATCTCCGGTACCAATGCGATTAAGTGAAGTAAACAGGATATTAGGAAAAGTAGATGAGTTAACAGAGAGCGAAGGAACCGTTTCAACCAATTATACGATTGGTGAAAATGTGAAGGTGATTAATGGTCCGTTTAACGGATTTAACGGAATCATTGAAGAAGTGATGGAAGATAAAAAGAAAATCAAAGTAACCGTGAAAATTTTCGGACGTAAAACTCCGGTTGAATTAAACTTTGGTGAGGTAGAAAAAGAATAA
- the secE gene encoding preprotein translocase subunit SecE encodes MSKIGTYISETRNELVNKVSWPTWPELQSSAIVVMVSSIIIALVVFGMDFLFEILMKQAYEIIK; translated from the coding sequence ATGAGCAAAATAGGTACTTATATATCAGAAACACGCAACGAACTTGTAAACAAAGTGAGTTGGCCTACTTGGCCTGAATTGCAAAGTAGCGCTATTGTAGTTATGGTATCGTCAATAATAATAGCATTGGTTGTTTTCGGAATGGATTTTCTTTTCGAAATTCTAATGAAACAAGCTTACGAAATTATCAAGTAA